A genomic stretch from Chaetodon auriga isolate fChaAug3 chromosome 17, fChaAug3.hap1, whole genome shotgun sequence includes:
- the cited4a gene encoding cbp/p300-interacting transactivator 4a gives MHIIPELTQKTNSSYCRDAAEFESAAGLHVAGASAGETTPALIQLLPTDSTLIHRGDRAAMAEHMMMPMTHGFRMGMNGPPQHNGQPGLRSLPNGQVMHYGRNPQNNMEAAMRQRSGMVGPGGMAGPVNGAPMANHHHQMMSGNMMYNGQGPQQQQHHHMHPQQQQQQQGGHPQQYLPGNLTSQQLMASMHLQKLNTQYHGHPLGSATGHHLQSSAQYRVGPAQLSGMQHIGGPLGLNGMDMDLIDEEVLTSLVLEFGLDRVQELPELFLGQNEFDFISDFVCKQQPSTVSC, from the exons ATGCATATAATCCCTGAGTTGACCCAGAAAACAAACTCCTCTTACTGCCGAGACGCCGCAGAGTTTGAATCCGCCGCAGGGCTGCATGTAGCCGGAGCATCAGCTGGAGAAACAACCCCGGCACTGATCCAACTTCTCCCTACGGATTCTACATTAATACATCGG GGTGACAGAGCAGCCATGGCTGAACACATGATGATGCCCATGACCCACGGCTTCAGGATGGGCATGAACGGACCTCCGCAGCACAACGGTCAGCCCGGCCTGCGCAGTCTGCCCAATGGCCAGGTGATGCACTATGGCAGGAATCCTCAGAACAACATGGAGGCTGCCATGAGACAGCGGTCAGGCATGGTGGGACCCGGAGGGATGGCCGGCCCCGTGAACGGAGCTCCCATGgccaaccaccaccaccagatgATGTCTGGGAACATGATGTACAATGGCCAGGgtccgcagcagcagcagcaccaccacatgcacccccagcagcagcagcagcagcagggtggacACCCGCAGCAGTACCTCCCTGGTAACCTCACCTCTCAGCAGCTCATGGCCAGCATGCACCTGCAAAAACTCAACACTCAGTACCATGGACACCCACTGGGCTCAGCCACTGGCCACCACCTGCAAAGCAGCGCTCAGTACCGGGTGGGTCCTGCCCAGCTATCAGGCATGCAGCACATTGGTGGTCCTTTGGGGCTAAATGGCATGGACATGGATCTGATTGACGAGGAGGTTCTGACATCACTGGTGCTGGAGTTTGGGTTGGATCGTGTTCAGGAGCTGCCCGAACTCTTCCTGGGACAGAATGAGTTTGATTTCATATCGGACTTTGTGTGTAAACAGCAGCCGAGCACCGTGAGCTGTTGA